One window of the Cryptomeria japonica chromosome 7, Sugi_1.0, whole genome shotgun sequence genome contains the following:
- the LOC131037094 gene encoding putative pentatricopeptide repeat-containing protein At5g08490 → MHGCCEEALKLFRKMQLKGVRADNFTFPSVLKACAGMSFLEQGKEIHGLLIKCGFEGDLGVGKAIVNMYGKCGSVEDAHLVFDKMPQRDLVLWNVMIASYSQSGYCYEALEVFLRMQLSGEMPNCVTIATVLQVCACLEITELGKNVHSYSIKCGLQSEVLVGNALLNMYAKCRGIWDASRVFNEVNQKDAVSWNAMIAGYGQVGHADQALEHFYQMLMSGVKPNTVTILCVLSVCGLSQGKEIHAYVIRSRIQLDVSVGNAMLDMYSKCMAIELARRVFEKMVERDIISWNAIIAGYAQNAYFSDAIDLFGQMQLAGVKPDAVTIASVLSACACLENLRKGKGIHAYIIRNRAFAFDIAVSNALITLYASCGNLEVAGHVFVNMSERDLVSWNAMISTHVQKGCCREAINLFHQMEKTYVKPDSVTISSVLSACARLSALKLGLEIHGYIIKSSNLSTDVVVGNALIDMYAKCGRVLTARQEFDKMLYKNIVSNNVMIAGYAKCGDKESAENVFDKMCERNISSWNAMIALNTQHGYGNEALELFRQAQLAGIQPNNITVASILSACSQVAALQRGKEIHDYIIKRDLDSDVFVTSAIIDMYAKCGSLQDACQIFEKTSKLDVVIWTAMISAHAIHGHGEDALSIFHQMQQAGFKPDHVTFTAVLSACSHAGLVDQGWQNFNCMIKDYCITPNMEHYACMVDLLGRAGHLQEAYNFIKNMPLKPHSRIWGTLLAACRIYHNTDLGELVADHIFELEPTDTGNYVLLSNIYAAVGRWDGVQRIRKFMKDKGLKKMPGYSWIEVKNRVYTFLVEDIACP, encoded by the coding sequence ATGCATGGGTGCTGTGAAGAAGCACTTAAACTGTTTAGAAAAATGCAATTAAAAGGGGTAAGGGCGGATAATTTTACATTTCCTAGTGTTCTCAAGGCCTGTGCTGGCATGTCTTTTCTGGAACAGGGCAAGGAGATCCATGGCTTGTTAATTAAATGTGGGTTTGAGGGAGATTTGGGCGTAGGGAAGGCAATTGTGAACATGTATGGTAAATGTGGGAGTGTTGAGGATGCACACCttgtgtttgacaaaatgcctcagcgAGATTTAGTATTGTGGAACGTTATGATTGCAAGTTATTCCCAGAGTGGGTATTGTTACGAGGCTTTGGAGGTGTTCCTTAGGATGCAGTTATCTGGGGAAATGCCCAATTGTGTCACTATTGCTACGGTGCTTCAAGTGTGTGCTTGCTTGGAGATTACAGAATTGGGTAAGAATGTCCATTCATACAGTATAAAATGTGGACTTCAATCAGAAGTTCTTGTAGGAAATGCTCTTttaaacatgtatgcaaaatgtaggGGGATATGGGATGCATCGCGTGTGTTCAATGAGGTCAACCAGAAAGATGCGGTTTCTTGGAATGCGATGATTGCTGGTTATGGTCAGGTCGGACATGCTGATCAGGCTTTGGAACACTTTTATCAAATGTTAATGTCAGGTGTGAAACCTAATACAGTAACCATCCTGTGTGTTCTCTCTGTTTGTGGCTTGTCGCAAGGCAAGGAAATTCATGCTTATGTCATCAGAAGCAGAATTCAGTTAGATGTTTCTGTAGGGAATGCCATGCTTGATATGTACTCGAAATGCATGGCCATAGAATTAGCAAGACGAGTGTTTGAAAAAATGGTCGAGAGAGACATAATTTCCTGGAATGCGATTATCGCAGGCTATGCACAAAATGCGTATTTTTCTGATGCCATAGATCTGTTTGGTCAAATGCAACTGGCAGGAGTGAAACCAGATGCAGTTACCATTGCAAgtgtcctttctgcatgtgcctGTTTAGAGAATCTCCGAAAGGGCAAGGGAATTCATGCTTACATAATTCGAAATCGAGCCTTTGCATTTGACATTGCCGTGAGCAATGCTCTCATAACGTTGTATGCAAGTTGCGGGAATCTAGAGGTTGCAGGCCATGTGTTTGTCAACATGTCTGAAAGAGATTTGGTATCCTGGAATGCAATGATTTCAACTCATGTCCAGAAAGGTTGTTGTAGAGAAGCCATAAACCTATTTCATCAAATGGAAAAGACATATGTGAAACCAGATTCCGTCACCATTTCAAGTGTTCTATCTGCATGTGCTCGACTTTCAGCTTTGAAGCTGGGGTTAGAAATCCATGGTTACATAATCAAAAGCAGTAATCTTAGCACAGATGTTGTTGTGGGTAATGCCTTGATTGACATGTATGCCAAATGCGGGAGAGTGCTGACTGCACGTCAAGAGTTTGACAAAATGTTATACAAAAATATTGTCTCAAACAATGTAATGATTGCAGGGTATGCTAAGTGCGGTGATAAGGAGAGTGCAGAAAATGTATTTGATAAAATGTGTGAAAGAAACATATCCTCGTGGAATGCGATGATTGCACTGAACACCCAACATGGGTATGGCAATGAGGCCCTGGAACTCTTCCGCCAAGCACAACTGGCAGGTATACAACCTAACAATATCACCGTTGCAAGCATTCTCTCTGCATGTTCTCAAGTAGCAGCTCTGCAGCGGGGCAAGGAGATCCACGATTACATAATTAAAAGAGACCTCGATTCAGATGTCTTTGTGACAAGTGCGATTATAGATATGTATGCCAAATGTGGGAGTCTACAAGATGCATGCCAAATATTTGAAAAGACATCTAAATTGGATGTGGTCATATGGACTGCAATGATTTCCGCGCATGCTATTCATGGACATGGAGAGGATGCTCTCTCAATTTTTCATCAGATGCAGCAGGCAGGTTTCAAACCAGACCATGTCACCTTCACTGCTGTTTTGTCTGCATGTAGTCATGCAGGTCTTGTTGATCAAGGTTGGCAAAATTTCAATTGCATGATTAAAGATTATTGCATCACACCCAACATGGAGCACTATGCTTGTATGGTAGACTTACTTGGTCGGGCTGGGCACCTACAAGAGGCCTATAATTTtatcaaaaacatgccattaaagcCACATTCTCGCATATGGGGAACTTTGCTTGCTGCCTGTAGAATCTATCATAATACAGATCTAGGAGAACTTGTGGCAGATCATATTTTTGAGTTGGAACCTACAGATACTGGAAATTATGTTCTCCTGTCAAATATTTACGCTGCAGTGGGCAGATGGGATGGAGTACAAAGGATAAGAAAGTTTATGAAAGATAAAGGATTGAAAAAAATGCCAGGATACAGCTGGATTGAGGTGAAAAATAGGGTGTATACATTTCTTGTAGAAGACATAGCATGTCCATAA
- the LOC131856690 gene encoding G-type lectin S-receptor-like serine/threonine-protein kinase LECRK2 — MLLEEALPLRNGAARDTRTAFVKVFDEVEDAVPPTPSKQRKEEKRKGFAVLGISLMACSFLIVVILLFVWLFICRPKMKSLQKYHKFNPIGLKAFSYKELDAATGGFKIEIGRGAFGTVYKGTWADGRAIAVKKPDDLLKKENPQDGEKEFRTEMGIIGGSYHKILVQLYGFCDQGNHRILVYEFMPNGSLDSHLFKAKLLGPEQTRTFSLARGTMGYIAPEWQKTMAVSVKVDVYSFEVVLLEVICCRKMLQLDVPENETMLSRWAYDCFKHVSLAKLVERQDCRGMEVRQLERMVLVGVWCIQEDPSLWPSIKKVVQMLEGKVEIAVPPTPGSFP; from the exons ATGCTGTTGGAAGAAGCATTGCCTCTCAGAAATGGTGCTGCAAGAGACACACGAACGGCTTTTGTAAAAGTCTTCGATGAAGTCGAAGATGCTGTTCCCCCAACGCCGTCAAAGCAGAGAAAGGAGGAAAAGAGGAAGGGGTTTGCAGTTCTTGGAATAAGCCTTATGGCTTGCTCCTTTCTCATTGTGGTAATTTTGTTATTCGTTTGGTTGTTTATATGCCGACCCAAGATGAAATCCTTGCAAAAGTATCATAAGTTTAATCCGATTGGGCTCAAGGCGTTTAGTTATAAAGAGCTAGATGCTGCAACCGGAGGGTTCAAGATAGAAATAGGAAGAGGCGCCTTTGGGACAGTCTATAAGGGCACCTGGGCAGATGGAAGAGCAATTGCTGTGAAGAAGCCTGACGATCTGCTCAAGAAAGAAAATCCCCAAGATGGAGAAAAGGAGTTCAGAACAGAGATGGGTATCATCGGAGGAAGCTATCACAAAATTCTTGTTCAACTCTATGGCTTCTGCGATCAGGGCAACCATAGGATTCTGGTATACGAGTTCATGCCCAACGGGTCTCTGGACAGCCATCTATTTAAAG CCAAATTACTTGGGCCAGAACAAACGAGGACATTTTCTTTGGCCCGTGGCACCATGGGTTACATAGCACCAGAGTGGCAGAAGACTATGGCAGTTTCTGTTAAGGTGGATGTTTATAGTTTCGAAGTGGTGCTCTTGGAAGTCATCTGCTGCAGGAAAATGTTGCAATTGGATGTTCCagaaaatgaaacaatgttgtctcgttGGGCATATGACTGCTTCAAACATGTAAGTCTTGCAAAATTAGTTGAGCGACAAGATTGCAGAGGCATGGAGGTAAGACAGTTGGAAAGAATGGTGTTGGTGGGGGTTTGGTGCATTCAAGAAGATCCTTCTCTCTGGCCATCAATTAAGAAAGTGGTTCAGATGCTGGAAGGAAAGGTGGAAATTGCAGTGCCCCCTACTCCAGGATCTTTTCCTTGA